The proteins below come from a single Pseudochaenichthys georgianus chromosome 14, fPseGeo1.2, whole genome shotgun sequence genomic window:
- the thap12a gene encoding THAP domain containing 12a, with protein MQVQCAVPGCPGGQSDPQPLFRFPCDPERSKKWVEKCQRQDLSDKSTEQLFECYRLCGKHFEASLVESDAQGTVLKDGAIPTIFEGQSKPQNGQGKRSNAMTKDDETDSKGRKKLKKSQAETAKKDVQTPPEEEEHKEYLKSLFKVLVLLGEQSIPPTGPGDNKQDGLGSSNFQALLEYSMNCGDEVLKKRYDANTESCSSAQLSPLVEVCEKYIRSKLVEEVQQNGFFSLLTDDLVKISGEWFLPVFLRFVDQSNCQQERFVGFLSFEGHGEALAEKLLSEMTDNWGLDMEQCRGQAHSCSGTHLGKLKAFSAKLLERYPMAMLTPRSTRTLNLVLANGMALSGVQLVLSTLKKIESFFSESTLLQLELEHAISIFYPDKEERAKELKEICGTSWTRRHDAFEVALEILEALLLCVDSVHDNEDMRWNDQVTHNALEISKALVDFEFVMALVVMKNTLTLTQAFGRNLQGKASDIHFAAASLKAVLHSLKEVSDNIDVYHEFWNDEATNLATAMEIPIKVPRSYLRKHQSESGAVRPESYYKEHLSVPIVEHVIREIDTLFCEDHLKAMRCLSLVPAVIEQHKSTEPEEESLQVFKNSIPNVGTLSAEMHCWWVKWSKRGKGETFPTNLQETLQLADVKFFPNMLAVLRLIAIIPTLTLEDSCDVAYKRFQMYMENTPDQFKSQSVALLNINCDVAYDLDSMVEVYMKTYPDREDVSL; from the exons ATGCAGGTTCAATGCGCTGTGCCGGGCTGTCCTGGGGGCCAATCCGACCCCCAGCCCCTCTTCAGGTTCCCTTGTGACCCAGAAAG GTCCAAGAAGTGGGTTGAAAAGTGTCAGAGGCAAGATCTCAGCGACAAATCAACAGAGCAGTTGTTTGAGTGCTACAGACTGTGTGGGAAACATTTTGAAGCATCCTTGGTTGAAAGT GACGCTCAGGGTACAGTGTTGAAGGATGGTGCCATACCAACTATCTTTGAAGGACAGAGCAAACCTCAAAATGGACAGGGGAAGCGCAGTAATGCAATG ACCAAGGATGATGAAACAGACAGTAAGGGGAGAAAAA AACTCAAGAAGTCGCAAGCAGAGACAGCTAAAAAAGATGTCCAGACTCCCCCAGAAGAAGAGGAACACAAAGAGTATCTTAAGTCCTTATTTAAAGTTCTTGTGCTATTGGGAGAGCAAAGCATTCCTCCGACAGGGCCCGGCGATAATAAACAGGATGGCCTTGGGTCAAGTAACTTTCAAGCATTGTTAGAATATAGCATGAACTGTGGAGATGAGGTCCTTAAGAAGAGGTACGACGCGAATACAGAGAGCTGCTCCTCAGCTCAGCTCAGTCCGCTGGTTGAGGTTTGTGAGAAATACATCCGCAGTAAGCTTGTGGAGGAAGTTCAACAAAATGGCTTTTTCTCCTTACTTACTGATGACTTGGTGAAGATCTCAGGAGAATGGTTCCTCCCCGTCTTTCTCCGTTTTGTGGACCAGTCTAACTGCCAGCAGGAGAGGTTTGTTGGATTTTTGTCCTTCGAAGGACACGGAGAGGCCTTAGCAGAGAAACTTCTCTCTGAAATGACAGACAATTGGGGTTTGGATATGGAGCAGTGTAGAGGTCAAGCCCACTCCTGCTCTGGGACACATTTAGGTAAACTAAAAGCATTTTCTGCCAAATTGTTAGAAAGGTATCCAATGGCAATGCTTACACCCAGATCTACTCGTACATTGAACCTGGTACTGGCAAATGGAATGGCTTTGTCAGGGGTTCAGCTTGTTTTGTCGACCTTGAAGAAGATTGAGTCATTCTTTAGTGAGTCCACTCTACTGCAGTTGGAGTTGGAGCATGCCATTTCGATTTTCTACCCGGACAAAGAAGAGAGAGCCAAGGAGCTGAAGGAGATCTGTGGAACCAGCTGGACCAGACGACATGATGCGTTTGAGGTGGCCTTGGAAATCCTAGAGGCATTGTTACTCTGTGTGGACAGTGTTCATGACAACGAGGACATGAGGTGGAACGATCAAGTCACACACAACGCTTTAGAGATCTCAAAAGCACTAGTTGATTTTGAATTCGTAATGGCTCTGGTTGTGATGAAAAACACTCTGACACTGACACAAGCTTTCGGGAGGAACCTGCAAGGCAAAGCATCAGATATCCACTTTGCCGCAGCGAGTTTAAAAGCTGTATTGCACTCCCTGAAGGAAGTGTCTGACAATATTGATGTTTATCACGAGTTCTGGAACGACGAGGCCACTAACCTAGCCACTGCGATGGAGATCCCAATTAAGGTTCCTCGGTCTTACTTGAGAAAGCACCAGTCAGAATCTGGAGCTGTTCGGCCGGAGAGTTACTACAAGGAGCACCTGTCTGTTCCCATAGTGGAGCATGTCATCAGAGAAATTGATACTCTCTTCTGTGAGGACCACCTGAAGGCTATGAGATGTCTGTCCCTGGTCCCTGCCGTCATAGAGCAGCACAAGTCTACTGAACCTGAGGAAGAGAGTCTGCAAGTGTTTAAGAACTCCATCCCTAATGTAGGAACCCTCTCCGCCGAGATGCACTGTTGGTGGGTTAAATGGAGCAAAAGGGGCAAAGGCGAGACTTTCCCCACCAATCTCCAGGAAACGCTGCAGCTGGCCGATGTGAAGTTCTTCCCGAACATGCTCGCAGTTCTGAGGCTGATCGCCATCATCCCTACCTTGACTCTGGAGGACAGCTGTGATGTGGCGTACAAGCGCTTCCAGATGTACATGGAGAACACGCCTGACCAATTCAAATCACAAAGTGTCGCTCTTTTGAACATAAACTGTGATGTAGCATATGATCTGGACTCAATGGTTGAGGTCTATATGAAGACATACCCTGACAGGGAGGATGTGTCTCTGTGA
- the LOC117458333 gene encoding cytoskeleton-associated protein 2 gives MENVAVSTRNHTNNKGNKENAQPAYGSKSFIRNDKPSVTPFQLTSNKRDDTLEEHGPHKAKVDTKSTSGEAPQKVKPLQKTGKAAADVKPRQTHSRAYLSQQAVRHKKIVAEAPKPPAAVPSSKSAPGMYKGKIVQSKIGSIWKSTTSISELDTKPSAPKTQGQRVGNVTKCRSKSVADLPGYSMQKPVPTNSKSALDRHAQVSKPALFSRPPAGFRSARPPARTAPATLASTSSRNTKVAPTKGTSTQNSKISVTDKKVNKPPVSSALSQYRFNMETAEERRAKLAEWMASKGKTFKRPARATAELSKTNVSAKPAADLKPKSQPAAHSKPEPRLEHKPDSAAAAHCADTPGAAPTHDRTPLVMNTTLDLLEDSDAGLPGDPQGSVDDIVLNLCDALDAMETASKCHEPSLVTDVSSGSEMEDSQPEEELSKGTLEDAGKQPKVEQVKHQVEESDGVETEEEVESDDDDDDDDVRVTENTPQREGASMIKYSVKTTPYLQSVKKTIQEEASTSRSKKKNNIKDLKFLTPVRRSCRIERKSSRLPAMLMDPDPCVSSLAELVMLDGDSNAYIYRKNHALLEDLPDQPRL, from the exons ATGGAAAACGTTGCCGTTTCTACACGAAACCACACCAATAACAAG GGAAACAAAGAGAATGCTCAGCCTGCCTATGGATCCAAGTCCTTCATCAGAAACGACAAACCGTCTGTTACTCCCTTCCAACTGACAAGCAACAAAAGAGATGACACCTTGGAAGAACATGGTCCTCATAAAGCCAAGGTGGACACAAAGTCAACATCTGGTGAGGCCCCGCAGAAAGTAAAGCCTCTGCAGAAAACTGGTAAAGCTGCTGCTGATGTCAAACCACGACAAACACACAGCCGGGCCTACCTCAGCCAGCAGGCTGTGAGACACAAGAAAATAGTTGCAGAAGCTCCAAAGCCACCAGCTGCTGTGCCATCATCAAAGTCTGCTCCCGGCATGTACAAAGGCAAAATCGTCCAGTCTAAAATTGGATCCATTTGGAAGTCAACTACCAGCATTAGCGAGCTGGATACTAAACCATCAGCACCCAAAACACAAGGCCAGAGGGTCGGAAATGTCACGAAATGCAGATCCAAATCTGTTGCTGACCTGCCTGGGTATAGCATGCAGAAACCTGTGCCGACCAATTCCAAGTCAGCGTTGGATAGACATGCTCAGGTCTCCAAGCCTGCCCTCTTCAGCCGCCCCCCCGCAGGATTCCGCTCTGCTCGTCCCCCTGCCAGGACCGCCCCAGCAACACTAGCCAGCACCAGCTCCAGAAACACTAAAGTGGCTCCCACAAAGGGGACCAGCACTCAGAACTCAAAGATTtcagtgacagacaagaaggtCAACAAACCTCCTGTCTCAAGTGCCCTCAGTCAGTACAGATTCAACATGGAGACTGCAGAGGAAAGAAG AGCTAAACTTGCCGAGTGGATGGCCTCCAAGGGGAAGACTTTCAAGAGACCAGCCAGGGCGACAGCAGAACTCTCTAAAACCAACGTCTCTGCAAAAcctgcagctgatctcaaacCAAAGTCTCAGCCAGCTGCACACAGCAAACCTGAACCCAGACTGGAACACAAGCCGGACTCTGCTGCCGCGGCTCACTGTGCGGACACACCGGGAGCAGCGCCAACACACGACAGAACTCCACTCGTCATGAACACCACTCTGGACCTGCTGGAGGACTCTGATGCAGGTCTGCCTGGTGACCCACAGGGCAGTGTGGATGAT ATCGTCCTGAACCTGTGTGATGCTTTGGATGCCATGGAGACTGCCTCTAAATGCCATG AGCCCTCACTGGTGACAGATGTGTCCTCTGGTTCTGAAATGGAGGACAGCCAACCAGAGGAGGAGCTGAGCAAGGGAACACTTGAGGATGCTGGCAAGCAGCCAAAGGTTGAGCAAGTGAAGCACCAAGTAGAAGAAAGTGATGGCGTGGAGACGgaggaagaagtagaaagtgatgatgatgatgatgatgatgatgtacgTGTGACAGAGAATACACCGCAGAGGGAGGGGGCTTCAATGATAAAGTACAGTGTGAAGACCACACCATATCTGCAAAG TGTCAAGAAGACAATCCAAGAGGAGGCCAGCACAAGCAGATCCAAGAAAAAGAACAACATCAAAGATCTGAAGTTCCTGACACCAGTGCGCCGCTCCTGCCGCATCGAGCGCAAATCGTCCCGGCTGCCGGCGATGCTGATGGATCCTGATCCCTGCGTGTCCTCGCTGGCGGAGCTGGTGATGCTGGACGGCGATTCCAACGCCTACATCTACAGGAAGAACCACGCTCTGCTGGAAGACCTGCCAGACCAGCCCAGACTGTGA
- the stt3a gene encoding dolichyl-diphosphooligosaccharide--protein glycosyltransferase subunit STT3A gives MTKLGFLRLSYEKQDTLLKLLILSMAGILSFSTRLFSVLRFESVIHEFDPYFNYRTTRFLTEEGFYKFHNWFDDRAWYPLGRIIGGTIYPGLMITSAVLYHVLHFFHITIDIRNVCVFLAPLFSSFTVVVTYHFTKELKDAGAGLLAAAMIAVVPGYISRSVAGSYDNEGIAIFCMLLTYYMWIKAVKTGSVYWSSVCALAYFYMVSSWGGYVFLINLIPLHVLVLMITGRFSHRIYVAYCTVYCLGTILSMQISFVGFQPVQSSEHMAAFGVFGLCQIHAFVDYLRSKLNAQQFEVLFKSVISLVGFLMLSVGTVLMLTGKISPWTGRFYSLLDPSYAKNNIPIIASVSEHQPTTWSSYYFDLQLLVFMFPVGLYYCFNNLSDDRIFIIMYGVTSMYFSAVMVRLMLVLAPVMCILSGIGVSQVLTTYMKNLDVSRPDKKNKKQQDPTYPIKNEVASGMILVMAFFLITYTFHSTWVTSEAYSSPSIVLSARGGDGSRIIFDDFREAYYWLRHNTPEDAKVMSWWDYGYQITAMANRTILVDNNTWNNTHISRVGQAMASTEERAYEIMRELDVSYVLVIFGGLTGYSSDDINKFLWMVRIGGSTDTGKHIKEHDYYTPTGEFRVDREGSPVLLNCLMYKMCYYRFGQVYTEAKRPPGYDRVRNAEIGNKDFELDVLEEAYTTEHWLVRIYKVKDLDNRGLSRT, from the exons ATGACCAAGCTGGGCTTCCTCCGTTTGTCCTATGAGAAGCAGGACACGCTGCTGAAGCTGCTCATCCTGTCTATGGCTGGCATCCTCT CATTCTCCACCAGACTCTTTTCCGTCTTGAGGTTTGAGAGTGTCATCCATGAGTTCGATCC GTACTTTAACTACCGCACCACCCGCTTCCTGACAGAAGAAGGGTTTTATAAGTTTCACAACTGGTTTGACGACCGGGCATGGTATCCTCTAGGGAGGATCATTGGTGGCACCATTTATCCAG gacttatgatcacCTCTGCCGTCCTTTACCATGTCCTACATTTTTTCCACATCACCATTGACATCCgtaatgtctgtgtcttcctGGCTCCCTTGTTCTCCTCCTTCACCGTCGTCGTCACCTACCACTTCACCAAGGAGTTAAAG GACGCCGGTGCGGGGCTCCTGGCTGCTGCCATGATTGCCGTGGTGCCCGGTTACATCTCTCGATCTGTAGCTGGCTCCTATGATAACGAAG GGATTGCCATCTTCTGCATGCTGTTGACCTATTACATGTGGATCAAGGCTGTGAAGACGGGCTCAGTGTACTGGTCGTCCGTGTGCGCGCTGGCCTACTTCTACATG GTCTCCTCTTGGGGTGGCTACGTGTTCCTCATCAACCTGATCCCCCTCCATGTCCTGGTTCTGATGATCACGGGCCGATTCTCTCACCGAATCTACGTGGCTTACTGCACAGTGTACTGCCTCGGCACCATCCTctccatgcagatctctttTGTCGGTTTCCAG CCGGTGCAGTCTTCAGAGCACATGGCAGCCTTCGGTGTGTTTGGCTTGTGCCAGATCCACGCCTTTGTGGACTACCTGCGCAGCAAACTGAATGCCCAGCAGTTTGAGGTGCTGTTCAAGAGCGTCATCTCCCTGGTGGGCTTCCTCATGCTGTCTGTGGGGACCGTTCTCATGCTGACCG GTAAGATCTCTCCATGGACGGGTCGTTTCTACTCCCTGCTGGATCCCTCCTATGCCAAGAACAACATTCCCATCATCGCCTCTGTCTCTGAGCATCAGCCCACCACCTGGTCCTCGTACTACTTTGACCTCCAGCTGCTGGTCTTTATGTTCCCAG TTGGTCTTTACTACTGTTTCAACAACCTGTCAGACGACAGGATCTTCATCATCATGTATGGAGTCACCAGCATGTACTTCTCAGCTGTCATG GTGCGTCTGATGTTGGTTCTGGCTCCAGTCATGTGCATCCTGTCCGGCATCGGTGTGTCCCAGGTGCTCACCACTTACATGAAGAATCTGGATGTCAGCCGGCCAGACAAGAAGAACAAGAAGCAGCAGGACCCCACCTACCCCATCAAAAACGAG GTTGCCAGTGGGATGATTCTGGTCATGGCCTTCTTCCTCATCACATACACCTTCCACTCCACCTGGGTGACCAGCGAGGCGTACTCCTCCCCCTCCATCGTGCTGTCGGCTCGTGGAGGCGACGGCAGCCGGATCATCTTCGACGACTTCAGAGAGGCCTACTACTGGCTGCGCCACAACACCCCTGAG GATGCCAAAGTCATGTCATGGTGGGATTATGGTTACCAGATAACGGCCATGGCAAATCGAACCATTCTAGTGGACAACAACACGTGGAACAACACACACATCTCCAGAGTGGGACAG GCCATGGCCTCCACAGAGGAGCGAGCCTATGAGATCATGAGGGAGCTGGACGTCAGCTATGTGCTCGTCATCTTTGGAGGACTGACGGGCTATTCTTCAGATG ACATCAATAAGTTCCTGTGGATGGTTCGTATCGGGGGAAGCACAGACACGGGCAAGCACATCAAGGAGCACGACTACTACACCCCCACCGGAGAGTTCCGGGTGGACCGCGAGGGCTCCCCCGTCCTGCTCAACTGCCTCATGTACAAGATGTGCTACTACCGCTTCGGACAGGTCTACACAGAAGCCA AGCGCCCCCCTGGTTACGACAGAGTGAGGAACGCTGAGATCGGGAACAAAGACTTTGAGCTggatgtgttggaggaggcctACACAACAGAGCACTGGCTGGTTAGGATATACAAG GTCAAAGATCTGGACAACCGAGGTCTTTCAAGGACATAA